The Dissulfurirhabdus thermomarina DNA window ACCGGTGGTGGCCGCGGGGGAGGGGGCGCTGCGGCTCGTGACCGTGAGCGAGGCCGGGGCCGGCCCCGACACTCCCCTGGATCTCGCCGCCCTGGTCCGGCCGGGGGACCGGTTCGAGTGACCCATCGCGGCCGCCCGGCGGCCGCCCCGGATTGCAAGTCGGCCGGGCCGAGGGGCCCGGCCCAGCCAAGGAGCCGTCTCATGAAACTGCTCGTCCTGGGAGTCAACGGATTCATCGGCAGTCACCTCACCCGGCGGGTCGTGGCCGAGACCGACTGGGAGATCTACGGGATGGATCTCGCCGCCGACCGGCTCGGCGACATGGTGGACCACCCCCGGGTGCACTACATCGAGGGCGACATCTCCATCAACAAGGAGTGGATCGAGTACCACGTGAAGAAGTGCGACGTGTGCCTCCCCCTGGTGGCCATCGCCACCCCGGCCAGCTACGTCCGCGACCCCCTGGCCGTCTTCGAGCTCGACTTCGAGGAGAACCTCCGGGTGGTGCGCCAGTGCGCCCGCTACGGGACCCGGGTGATCTTCCCCTCCACCAGCGAGGTCTACGGGATGTGCCCGGAGCCGCCCTTCAACGAGGAGACGAGCCTCCTGGTCTACGGTCCCATCCACAAGCAGCGCTGGATCTACGCCTGCGCCAAGCAGATGATGGACCGGGTCATCTGGGCCATGGGGCAGCACCGGGGCCTGCGCTTCACCTTGATCCGGCCCTTCAACTGGATCGGGGCCGGGCTCGACACCCTGGCCACCCCCAAGGAGGGCAGCTCCCGGGTGGTGACCCAGTTCCTGGGCCACCTGCTCCGGGAGGAGCCCATCAACCTGGTGGACGGGGGGCGCCAGCGGCGCAGCTTCACCTACGTGGACGACGGGCTCGACTGCCTGCTCGCCATCCTCCGGAACGAGGGCGGGCGGTGCGACGGCCGGATCTTCAACATCGGCAACCCCGCCAACGACGTCTCCATCCGGGAGCTGGCGGAGCTCATGATCGACGTCCTCAAGGAGTTCCCGGACCTCGCTCCCCTGGCGGAGAAGGCCGAGCTGCGCGAGGTCTCCGCCGAGGCCTTCTACGGCAAGGACTACCAGGACATCGGCGCCCGGGTGCCGGACATCACCGCCGCCCGCGAGGTGCTGGGCTGGGAGCCCAAGATCGGCCTCCGGGAGGCCCTCCGGCGCACCATCGCGGCCTACGTGGCCGACTGGCGCGCGGCACGGGAGGCCCTGGACCCGGCCGGGGGCGCATGAGCCGCGGCGCCCCCGTGGCCCTCAAGGTGGACGTGGACACCCACGACGGCATGCGCCGCGGGGTGCCCGTCCTCCTGGAGATCCTGGCCCGCCGCGGGGTCCGGGCCACCTTCTTCCTCTCCTTCGGGCCGGACAACGCCGGCAAGGCCGTCTTCCGCCTCCTGCGAGAGCCGGTCTTCCTGAAGAAGATGCTCCGGACCGGGGCCCCGAGCCTCTACGGCTGGCGCACGGTGCTGTCCGGGACGCTGCTCCCGGCCCGGCCCATCGCCTCGGCCTTCCCGGATCTCGTGCGCCGGATCGAGGCGGAGGGCCACGAGGCGGCGGTGCACGCCTGGGACCACCGGCGCTGGCAGGACCACCTGGACCGGATGGACCGGGCGGCGGTGGCGGCGGAGTTCGGGCGGGCCTTCGCGGCCTTCTCCGGCATCCTTGGGCGCCCGCCCCGGGCCACCGCCGCCCCGGGGTGGCAGGCCACGGCGGTGAGCCTCGAGGTCCAGGACGGGCTGGGGTTGCGGTACGCGAGCGATCTCCGGGGCGGCCCGCCCTGCCGCCTGCGCGCGGCGGGGCGGGCCTTCCGGACCCTCCAGGTCCCCACCACCGGGCCCTGCATCGAGGAGCTGCTGGCCGTGGGGGTCCGGCGGGCGGCGGATCTCCGCCGCGCCCTCCTGGATGCCCTGGCGGGCGAGCCCTTCCCGGTGCTCGCCGTGCACGCCGAGGTGGAGGGGGGACCCTACGCCGAGTTCTTCGATGCGCTCCTTTCGGAGCTCCTCGCCCGCCACGCGGGGATCCGCACCCTGGAAGCGACGGCCGAACGGGTGCTCGCCCGGCCGGAGGCCGTCCCCGTCCGCGAACTGGCCCGGGCGTGTCTTCCGGGCCGGGCCGGCACGGTGGCGACCTCGGGCTGAGCCGTGGCGGCGGCGAAGGCAAGGGGCGGCGCGGTGCTCACCCGGTGGTTCGTCCTCTGGGTGCTCCTCGCCTCGGCGGCGGCGGTCCGCTTCCCCGGGGCCTTCACCGGGATCCGGCCCTGGATCGCACCGTTGCTCGGGCTCATCATGTTCGGCATGGGGATGACCCTCGAGGCCGAGGCCTTCCGGCGGGCCCTCCGCTCCCCCGTCCCCCTGGCCCTCGGCGTGGTGCTCCAGTTCCTCGTGATGCCGCTGGCCGGCTTCGGGATCGCCGCCGGGTTCCGGCTGCCGCCCCAGATCTCGGCCGGGCTGGTCCTCGTGGGGGCCTGCCCCGGGGGGACGGCCTCCAACGTCATGGTCTACCTCTCGCGGGGCAACGTGGCCCTCTCCATCGCCATGACCACGTGCTCCACGCTGCTGGCGCCGCTGGTCACCCCCTGGCTCACCCTGCTCTATGCCCGCCGGTGGCTCCCGGTGGACCCGGCGGCCCTCTTCCTCTCCATCCTCGAGGTGGTGCTCGTGCCCGTGGTCCTGGGGCTCGCGGTGAAGCGCCTGGCCCCGGGGGCGGCGGCCCGGGCGGAGGCCTGGACGCCCGCCGTCTCGGTGCTCGCCATCGTGGCCATCGTGGGGTGCGTGGTGGCGCTCAACGCCGGCAACCTGCGGGCCACGGGCCCCCTGGTGCTGGGGGCCGTGGTGCTCCACAACGGGCTGGGGCTGGCCCTGGGCTACGCCGGGGCGTGGATCCTCGGCCAGGACACCGCCGACCGCCGCGCCATCGCCCTGGAGGTGGGGATGCAGAACTCGGGGCTCGGGGCGGCGCTGGCCCACGCCCACTTCGGGGCGCTGGCGGCGCTGCCGAGCGCGGTCTTCTCCGTCTGGCACAACGTGTCGGGGGCGCTGCTGGCCGGGATCTGGCGGCGCCGGCCGGCCGGCCCGGGGGAAGGGGGGCGGGCGGATCCGGCGTGAAACCGGGTGGTGCGCCTGGAGGGATTCGAACCCCCGGCCTCCGGATTCGAAGTCCGGCGCTCTATCCAATTGAGCTACAGGCGCGGCGAGGTCCGGGTTCGCCGGCGCCGCAAGGCGGCGCCGGCTGCGGCGGTGCTCCGGATGCCCGCGTCACCGAGGGGTACCCGGGGCGGGCCTCGTTGTCAATAACCTGTCAGTCCCGGATGATGGCGCATCTTTTGGCGAAGATCTGGGCCGTTTCGTCTCCCAGTCCTCCAGGGCATCAATGGCGCCCGTGCGTTCAACCGCCGTTGAACGCTGCGCGTCCAGTGGACGGCATCGCGCATGGCGCGGGCTCCCATCCGGGTGATCGGGCTCGTCTTCCCGGTCGCCACGCCCCCGGCACACACGGCGGCAGGTGCGTCAAGGTAGGTGCCGCCTTATCGCGTAGATCTGGGAGTTGATCGACGGCCCGGCGGCCCCGGGCTGGTTTCATCCAGGCCGCCGGCCTTGAGCGCCGCGGCCAGGTGTCGGGCCTGGCGGGCCAGGTCCGCCGCGTCTCCGTGGTTGCGGACCACCAGGTCCGCCCGGCGGGCCTTCTCCTCCTGGGGCATCTGGGCGCGGAGCCAGCGCCGGGCCTCCCCGGGCGGGATCCGGTGGCGGCGGGCGAGGCGGGCCTCCCGCACGTCGTCCGGGGCCGTCACCGCGATGACCCCGTCGAAACGGTCTTCCCATCCGGCCTCGTAGAGGAGGGGCACCTCCACCACGGCGACCCGGTGGCCCCGGGCGGCCAGGGCCTCGAGCCGCCGTTCGAGCCGGTCCCGCACCTCGGGGTGGACGATGGCCTCGAGCCGGCTCCGCGCCCCTGGGTCGTCCAGGACGAGGCGCCGCAGCCGGTTCCGGTCGAGGGAGCCGTCCGGGGCGAGCACTTCTTCGCCGAAGGCGCGGACCACGGCGGCGTGGCCCGGGGCCCCCGGGGCGACGGCCGCCCGGGCCAGCTCGTCGGTGTCCACCACGGGGATTCCCTCCGCGGCCAGGGCCGCGGCGAGGGTGCTCTTCCCGGCCGCAAGGCCCCCGGTGACGGCATAGACCTTGAGCGGTGGTCGGCTGGACGTATCCACGGCCTTTTGCAAAACGTTAGAGGAAAAGCTATAATGATTGTTGAATAAAAAACGGCATACGCCGGTATCCACGAAGAAGGATCAACGAGGTCATCCGAGCGACATGAAGATCACCCCCGACACCGTCGTCACGTTGCACTATACCCTCTCGGTCAACGGGGGGGAAACGCCCGAGGAACTGACCCGGCCCTACCGGGTTCAGTTCGTCTACGGGCGCGAACCCATCCTCCCCGCCCTCGAGAAGGTCCTCCATGGCCGCGAGCCGGAGGACGAGGTGGAGGTCACCATCCCCCCCGAGCAGGCCTTCGGCAACTACGACGGCAACCTGGTCAACGAGGTGCCGCTGTCCACCTTCCGTCGCCCGGAGGCCATCCGGGAGGGGGAGGTCTACGAGGAGGTCACCGCCGACGGGCGCAAGGTCCGTTTCGTGGCCCGCGAGGTCCGCGCCGATTCCGTGGTGGCCGACTTCAACCATCCCGCCGCCGGCAAGTCCCTCACCCTGAAGGGGCGGGTGGCCGAGGTCCGGATGGCCACCGCCACGGATCTGCTCCGGGTGCTCAACCTGAACCGCGGCGGCGGGTGAGCCTGCTGACGGGGCCCGGCGGGTCCCGCTCCTTTCGAGGCAGATGGCCCTGTCCGTCACCAGGCGGACAGGGCCTTTCCTATGGCGGCCATGAAGGCGGGGAGGTCCGGCGGCCGCCGCGAGGTGATGAAGACGCCGTCCACCACCACGGGGGCGTCCTCGTACCGGGCGCCGGCGGCGATGAGCTCCCGGGAGATCTTCGGGTGGCCCGTCACCCGGCGCCCGGCCAAGAGCCCCGCCGCCGCCAGGAGCTGCGGGCCGTGACAGATGGCGGCCAGGGGCCGCCCGGCGGCGGCCTGGGCCCGGACGAGGTCCAGGGCCCGAGGCAGCGTCCGGAGGGCCGCCGGCGCCGTGCCGCCGGGGACCACCAGGAGCTCGTGCCCGGCGGGCGGAACGTCGTCGAGGGTGAGGTTGGCGGTCACCGAGTAGCCGTGCAGGCCCCGCACCGCCCCCCATTCCGGCGCGGCCACGTCCACCTGGAGCCCCGCCTCCCGGAGGCGGTAGAGGGGGCAGAGGAGCTCCGTGTCCTCGAACCCGGCGGCGGTGAGGACGAGGGCCTTCACGGCGCCCCCGGCCCGGCGGCCCGGCCGGCCATGACGCCGAGGCAGGCGCCGGTGACGAGGTCCAGCCGGTCGGCGTAGCGCCGGATCACCTCCGGGTTCTCCGTCCCGGGCTGGAACCAGACCGCCCGGGCCCCCGCGGCCAGGGCGTCTTTCACGATGGGCTCCACCGCATCGGGCCGTCGGAAGACGTCCACGATGTCCACCGGTTCCGGGACCTCGGCCAGGGAGGCGAGGATGGGCCGCCCGAAGAGTTCCCGGCCGGCGTAGACGGGGTTGACCAGGTGCACCCGCCACCGGCCGGCGTCCAGAACCCGCCGGGCGATGTCGTGGCTGGTGCGCTCGGGGTTGGTGGAGACGCCCACCACCGCGATGACCCGCGCCGCCTGGAGGAGCCGCCGGATGTCCGCGTCGTCGG harbors:
- a CDS encoding bifunctional UDP-4-keto-pentose/UDP-xylose synthase, coding for MKLLVLGVNGFIGSHLTRRVVAETDWEIYGMDLAADRLGDMVDHPRVHYIEGDISINKEWIEYHVKKCDVCLPLVAIATPASYVRDPLAVFELDFEENLRVVRQCARYGTRVIFPSTSEVYGMCPEPPFNEETSLLVYGPIHKQRWIYACAKQMMDRVIWAMGQHRGLRFTLIRPFNWIGAGLDTLATPKEGSSRVVTQFLGHLLREEPINLVDGGRQRRSFTYVDDGLDCLLAILRNEGGRCDGRIFNIGNPANDVSIRELAELMIDVLKEFPDLAPLAEKAELREVSAEAFYGKDYQDIGARVPDITAAREVLGWEPKIGLREALRRTIAAYVADWRAAREALDPAGGA
- a CDS encoding polysaccharide deacetylase family protein; amino-acid sequence: MSRGAPVALKVDVDTHDGMRRGVPVLLEILARRGVRATFFLSFGPDNAGKAVFRLLREPVFLKKMLRTGAPSLYGWRTVLSGTLLPARPIASAFPDLVRRIEAEGHEAAVHAWDHRRWQDHLDRMDRAAVAAEFGRAFAAFSGILGRPPRATAAPGWQATAVSLEVQDGLGLRYASDLRGGPPCRLRAAGRAFRTLQVPTTGPCIEELLAVGVRRAADLRRALLDALAGEPFPVLAVHAEVEGGPYAEFFDALLSELLARHAGIRTLEATAERVLARPEAVPVRELARACLPGRAGTVATSG
- a CDS encoding bile acid:sodium symporter family protein, which produces MAAAKARGGAVLTRWFVLWVLLASAAAVRFPGAFTGIRPWIAPLLGLIMFGMGMTLEAEAFRRALRSPVPLALGVVLQFLVMPLAGFGIAAGFRLPPQISAGLVLVGACPGGTASNVMVYLSRGNVALSIAMTTCSTLLAPLVTPWLTLLYARRWLPVDPAALFLSILEVVLVPVVLGLAVKRLAPGAAARAEAWTPAVSVLAIVAIVGCVVALNAGNLRATGPLVLGAVVLHNGLGLALGYAGAWILGQDTADRRAIALEVGMQNSGLGAALAHAHFGALAALPSAVFSVWHNVSGALLAGIWRRRPAGPGEGGRADPA
- the coaE gene encoding dephospho-CoA kinase (Dephospho-CoA kinase (CoaE) performs the final step in coenzyme A biosynthesis.), which translates into the protein MDTSSRPPLKVYAVTGGLAAGKSTLAAALAAEGIPVVDTDELARAAVAPGAPGHAAVVRAFGEEVLAPDGSLDRNRLRRLVLDDPGARSRLEAIVHPEVRDRLERRLEALAARGHRVAVVEVPLLYEAGWEDRFDGVIAVTAPDDVREARLARRHRIPPGEARRWLRAQMPQEEKARRADLVVRNHGDAADLARQARHLAAALKAGGLDETSPGPPGRRSTPRSTR
- a CDS encoding FKBP-type peptidyl-prolyl cis-trans isomerase, producing MKITPDTVVTLHYTLSVNGGETPEELTRPYRVQFVYGREPILPALEKVLHGREPEDEVEVTIPPEQAFGNYDGNLVNEVPLSTFRRPEAIREGEVYEEVTADGRKVRFVAREVRADSVVADFNHPAAGKSLTLKGRVAEVRMATATDLLRVLNLNRGGG
- a CDS encoding type 1 glutamine amidotransferase domain-containing protein gives rise to the protein MKALVLTAAGFEDTELLCPLYRLREAGLQVDVAAPEWGAVRGLHGYSVTANLTLDDVPPAGHELLVVPGGTAPAALRTLPRALDLVRAQAAAGRPLAAICHGPQLLAAAGLLAGRRVTGHPKISRELIAAGARYEDAPVVVDGVFITSRRPPDLPAFMAAIGKALSAW
- a CDS encoding CoA-binding protein; this translates as MAILTDDADIRRLLQAARVIAVVGVSTNPERTSHDIARRVLDAGRWRVHLVNPVYAGRELFGRPILASLAEVPEPVDIVDVFRRPDAVEPIVKDALAAGARAVWFQPGTENPEVIRRYADRLDLVTGACLGVMAGRAAGPGAP